AACCTTTGTCCATCGCAGGTCAGGAAGTGCATGTCTCTGTAAGCGTTGGGGTCGCCGAATACATGGAAGCGGACGACTCATTCGATCGCTTGATAGAGCGCGCCGATCAGGCTCTCCTGGTTGCGAAGCGAAATGGCCGCAGCCAGACCGTAGCATACTCGCAACTTGAAGAAGCAGGCCCAAGTCATTTCCAGTTGCACAAAGAAACTGTCGGTCCTGCCAGCTAAAACTGTCATCCTTAACGTGGTGCCGACAGTCTGCAATTCGGGATGCAAATCATTGCAATTTACCTGTCGCCAAAATCGAAGCAAAGTTGATGAGCTTCAAGTCTTACGACAACAACTAATTACTAGAGTCATTGCCCGCTGTAAGTGCGATTCGTGATCACCATCATTGGCTTTCTCTACTTTAATGTCAATTCTGCAATTCACCGCTCGTAAGGAAGATCGCACCAAGGTGGATTCGATGGAGCGATCTCCCTAGCTATGCAGTTACGGGGCAATCGGAGTCGTAGATTCAATTGGCTTGATATTCGACGACGGCGCGGTGGGCCCCACGCTGATGATGGTTGCTTTGTTGGTTGTTAAATATTGCTTGGCAACGCTTTCGATTTCCAACTTCGTGATC
This sequence is a window from Pirellulales bacterium. Protein-coding genes within it:
- a CDS encoding diguanylate cyclase; amino-acid sequence: PLSIAGQEVHVSVSVGVAEYMEADDSFDRLIERADQALLVAKRNGRSQTVAYSQLEEAGPSHFQLHKETVGPAS